TTTGCCTTGTACACCAAGTTCATCCTTTCAATCACAAAACAACCCattctcttatttatttatttaaattctcttgCAACCAAACTCTATAATTAACATGAATCCTTAATATTATAAAccaaaaatattaatgataatttagaACTATTCTTTGTTTTAAAGGCTCACGaatataacacatatatttttataataaaactgAGATTATCCTACCCGAGCGTAAAAAGGTTTTCAAGAAAGACGCAATATAAAGCATGCATGGACGGTGTTTGTGTCAACATCCAAGAAAATTTCCTCTTTTACCAATTCTGAGACGGCTGAGAAAAATGTATATATTAGTTCCTTTGAAGAAGGCCATCGCTCCAATAAAGTCTAATCGTTTCCACATTACTAAATTAATGGCGGTGGCGAGAATATGAGGAAGAATACGTCTAAGGCAGGAGGTAAGCTGATCTTCAGATAAGCATATGCAGcagaagatagaaaatttcaacGATAATGAAAGAATGGTGAGAATACATCTGCGGTAGCAGGTGAGATAGCCATATGCTGCAGCAAGACTTACTCTGACGTATCGAAAAGAGCAACAACTCTGGaagtatattattataatattacaagGATTGGTGATTTAATATACGGAGTGAAGATGAATTAGTCATAAGGTTTGGGCTATATAAAGCTTGTAATGGGCTTGTAACACACATTCATATCCTTCTGAGCTCTTGTACTATCTGCGTTTCTATTATAATGGCTAACCGAATGATTTACTTCACACTGGGACTTTTTCTGTTGATATGTTGTTACAGCGACAGGGTCATGGCAGGGGATTCCGATCCCTTGCAAGATTTCTGCGTTGCAGATGAGGAAAGCAAAGGTGAGTAAAAAACTTTATACATAAACAATGGTAATGATTTGCTTATTAGACGAGTCGAGTTAGtaatagattgatttgattttgcTTTAAACAGTTTTGGTGAACGGGTTCGTTTGCAAAGACCCAATGCAAGTTTCAGCAGACGACTTCTTCTTCCGGGGACTTGGGCAGGCAGGGAACACCGACAATGATGTGGGCTCCAACGTAACGATGGCGAACGTTAAACAGATACCAGGCCTCAATACGTTGGGAATATCGTTGGTCCGCATCGACTACGCAgtgggtggaataaatcctcctcacacacacccaagagccaccgaagttcttgttttactggaaggccagcttcttgtgggtttcattgacaccaacaacaagtttttcagcaaaacgttggagaagggagatgtgtttgtgtttccaaaggcacttgtgcatttccagcagaatgtggggCATGAAAATGCGGTGGCCATATCTGCATTGAGCAGCCAGCTTCCGGGAGTTCAGACAATCGCCAACTCTCTGTTTGCAGCGGATCCTCCTCTCCCAGATTCCGTATTGGCCAAGGCCTTCCGCATCACACAGGAAGTTGTGGATTACATTCAGAAGAAATTCGCATAAGAATTTGCTGTGTTctatcaaacaaaacaatcaagaGGGGACCAAGTCTTTCCCAAATTCTTTTTCCTTGCCGTTCAATAAAACAATCTTTCTAGAGTTATTGCCGTCCTCTTCTGCTATTCATAGCATCTGTTTTGAACATGACTATATCCTCCGCATAttccaaagatgaaggattaattTGAAGCATCTGAAGGCATTTATGAATATTTTATACAAGAGCATCCTTGTATTAGGTATACATTCATTTGCAACATGTTAACAATATATTCTTTAACATAAATATtgcaggaacaacaacaaacaaagtgcTTGACTTGGATAGAATGAGTAACACTATAATTCTTGCATGCCAATCTGTCAAGGGTGTTCTTTAACATAGTCTTAACCTCATTTTAGCTCTGACATAAAAGGTGAATGGTTTGGAAGTAGGAAATAGTTATTGGGAAATATAATTAGTAGTTGTTCTTCAAATCACCCTCACAATCATCCAATGCTTCAAGACTCCCCATCAAAGAAGTCATTCCAGAAGGTTAGGGACTCTCCTCAAGATAAGAATGATTGCTCTAATAAATGTAG
Above is a genomic segment from Cryptomeria japonica unplaced genomic scaffold, Sugi_1.0 HiC_scaffold_123, whole genome shotgun sequence containing:
- the LOC131865853 gene encoding germin-like protein 8-2 produces the protein MANRMIYFTLGLFLLICCYSDRVMAGDSDPLQDFCVADEESKVLVNGFVCKDPMQVSADDFFFRGLGQAGNTDNDVGSNVTMANVKQIPGLNTLGISLVRIDYAQNVGHENAVAISALSSQLPGVQTIANSLFAADPPLPDSVLAKAFRITQEVVDYIQKKFA